A stretch of the Armatimonadia bacterium genome encodes the following:
- a CDS encoding chemotaxis protein CheW: MTFFLGREEYGLQILKVQEIIGLMDITPVPRTQHFIRGVINLRGKVIPIIDLRLKFGMDSSEPTDLTCIIVVEAEGRRIGIVVDQVSEVADIAAEEIEDPPSFGAAVNTDYILGIGKSEGHVKLLLDIDQALTMSEMAEVEAASEGLREETEEAMTLMRASA; encoded by the coding sequence CTGACCTTCTTCCTGGGGCGTGAGGAGTACGGGCTACAGATACTCAAGGTCCAGGAGATCATCGGGCTCATGGACATCACCCCCGTCCCTCGAACGCAGCACTTCATCCGGGGCGTCATCAACCTGCGCGGCAAGGTGATCCCCATCATCGACCTGCGCCTCAAGTTCGGCATGGATTCCTCCGAGCCTACCGACCTGACCTGCATCATTGTCGTCGAGGCCGAAGGCAGGCGCATCGGCATCGTCGTCGACCAGGTGTCCGAAGTGGCCGACATTGCCGCCGAGGAGATCGAGGACCCACCCTCCTTTGGGGCTGCGGTGAACACCGACTACATCCTCGGCATCGGCAAGTCCGAGGGACACGTGAAGCTGCTGCTGGACATCGACCAGGCCCTGACGATGAGCGAGATGGCCGAGGTCGAGGCGGCGTCGGAAGGGCTCCGCGAGGAGACCGAAGAGGCCATGACCCTGATGCGAGCCAGCGCCTAA